TCTCAAagttgctgttgctggcaTTCCAAAGACTATTGATAATGACATCCCTGTAATACCCGGTTCCATGTTATAGTGATattttggtgaaaagcacATACTGCCCTTGTAAAGCTAATGCCTGAATCAATCGCTACCCTTGTTTCAGGTAATTGATAAGTCATTTGGTTTCGACAGTGCAGTCGAGGAGGCCCAACGTGCAATAAATGCTGCTCACGTGGAAGCTGAAAGTGCTGAGAATGGTATAGGACTTGTAAAGCTGATGGGTCGATACAGTGGTAAGTTATGATGTTATTGACAGTTGCCTGTGAACTTGTGAAGTTCCAgtattgcttttttttttcgtgaaCAACCTTAAGTCCTTAAGCGCTATTTACTGCTCTAAGGTAATCCCAAATCAACCTATTTCAGTTTTGTGAATTGAGATTTGGGATGCATTTCTTGTGCTGTATGGCTAATCGTTGCATGCCATTTTTCATACTTTTGCAAGTAGATGAAATGACAATAGCTGACATATGTAACTTTATTGGATTGTGGATGTTTCACATTCTTTTGGGCATCACTTGGCATGTCCCCCTTGTTTGTGAATGCAACACTTCAGCTTTGAACTAAAACATGCCTTTTTCTGTAGCAATTTTCAGAGTGTAAGCTGGTCCATTTACTCAATTCATCTACACCATAATTTTGATCAGTGCTATGTTTGCTGAGGCAGGTTTCATCGCACATTATGCTACTCTAGCGAGCAGAGACGTGGTATGTTAACATCTCCAGCAAGCTGAAAGTATTCAAGTTGTACCTCTGTGTTTACACTCAAGATAAGGGTTTGAGTTACTTCATTGGAGCTAAAAAACAATTTCTATGCATCAGGATTGTTGCTTGATTCCGGAGTCACCTTTCTATCTCGAAGGTGAAGGTGGACTTTACAGATATATAGAAAAGCGTCTGAAGGACAATGGCCATATGGTCATTGTCGTTGCTGAGGGTGCAGGACAGAAACTATTTGCTGAAACCATGAAGGCAATGGGGCAGGACGCCTCAGGCAATGCTCTGCTTCTTGATGTCGGTCTTTGGTTATCTCAGAAAATAAATGTGAGACTCTTGGAGTTCAGTTTGTATCTTCCATAGATCTGCTTCATTGGGTTTGGCATTTTACTTATTTTAGCTCCTTTCTGCATCAAACCATGCATCATTACATGTTTCATTTAAATCTGTGATAGAATTGCCTTCTTAATCAGTGTTCTTTCTTTATGTAAATTCAGGAGCATttcaagaaaaccaaaacaacCATAAATCTGAAGTACATTGGTCAGTGGTCCTTGTTCCCCTTACTTGCCCAGTCTGATAATAGGTCAGTAACTAATTTCAAATACCATGGCTTCTCTGCAGATCCTACATACATGATACGTGCCATTCCTAGCAATGCATCGGATAATGTCTACTGCACACTGTTGGCTCACAGTGTGGTTCATGGAGCCATGGCAGGATACACTGGGTTCACCGTTGGCCAAGTAAACGGTCGGCATTGCTATATTCCCTTTTACGTAAGTCACCCTCAGCGGCACAGTTGAACCAAGTGTTACTGCATTCAGAATCACAAAGTTAGACTAAAAACTTGTCCATCTCCCTCCATGACTGATTCTTTGCTTCATTCACCGACTCCAGAGGATCACAGAAAAGCAGAACAAAGTCTCCATAACCGATAGGATGTGGGCAAGGCTTCTCTCCTCCACCAACCAGCCAAGCTTCCTCTGCAAGCAAGACGTTGAAGACGCGAAGGTGGAAGACGAGCGGACAGCCAAGCTTTTGGATGGCTCGCCTTCCAACCCCAAAGTTGAAGATGGACTCGCATCTTCCAACTCCAATGGTGTGAAGTGAGGTCACACGGATACTGATACCTTTGTGCAGATGGATTAGTACTCGCTAGCAGTATTTATTAGTTACGGCAAGTCATCCTTTGGTTCTCTCCgtaagaataaataaatactgTAGCATTTCCTCGTCCACGGTTTGCTTTGAAGATTTGCTTCGCCTTTTCTGATTTTTGTATTGCACAGAGTTCAGCTCCCAGTTTTCGCCCAGATCTCGCAAGGGGCTAGAAATCAATTTCGGACGTGTTACTGGGCGTGAACCTTGTCAAAAAAGATTGGATGGTTTACATTTCTGAAATGTGAATAAAAAACAAGGCATGGGTTATGTTAATATAGTCACTTTTTTCAACAGGGCCAAGATACCCTTGAAtatttcaaatcaaatgatTAATACTCGTAAACCCACGTGTTTAAAAAATCTAGGGGAAAAGTGAACCAAAAATAAACCGCTAGGATTATACTTTCtcgttgtttttgttttcgttgTTGAGGGGATTCTCGGgaactgtttttttctttttagcaaGTTGCTCGggaactgatttttttttttttttttgagagagaggaTGCTCGGGAACTGCTGATTCTCGTAATCAGATCGTGGGCCGAAAGGCCCGAAACTCTTCCCGTGCTGTGCTAAGAAAGAAGCGGCCCCTGAGGACGTATGCCCGCCTCTCGTGCGTTCGCTGAAGGatgtttagtcccacctcgggTATTGAGGAAAgctgaggcggcggaggtgggtATAAGAAAGGGAGGGTGGCGCAGCGGAGAAGGCATCTTTGCGCTTGGGGCAATGACGCAGCTAGTGAGGTTATACCGAGGCGCGTCAATTGCTGGTTGAAAACTATTTCCAAACCCCCTCTTTGGCCCTCATGGGCCACTGAGAATTTCTGGAAGGGTTACTTCTCTTCGGAGATGGTAAAACCCTACAAATCTAAATAAaattttttatattatttttgtttcatatttcttatcaaaatattagatgtatctagaatATATCCATCTAATTTTGGGTGAATTTGATTCTTAATGAACGGAGGGAAGGCAAGATTTGAAGTTATATTTGCAGGTGTTACCTTAATTGGAGAGCACATTAGTAAAATACATCTTCAAAACCGTCGAatgtcccccccccccccctaccTCCCCTACCTGACCATACGGGGGCCACGCCGGCGCAAGCAATTTGTTTGGAGTGGAGCCGGCATCAGCTGCAACCCCCAAATGTTGGCACAAATTTGATTTGTCTCACCGACAATGGTGGCCCGCGCtgcttttcagtttcagccgGCGTCCCCGGTAGCCCCCTGTGAGTAGGGAACGGCTTGAAGGACGCTGGCTAAATTGTTGAGTCACGCCGGCTACTTTTTGGATTTAGTTTTTTAGCGGCTGCACCGCCATTTGATGTTTGGGGGACCGGCTGGAGATAACGTTTTCAAAACTGTCAAATGCCACTAGTTTCCTCACACCTTCTGATAAGTGCAAACAGTGGTGAGGGTTCTGAAGTCAACCAAAACGCACGGCTGGAGCTCATTTGGCGTGGGTTGCCGGCTTGCACCCAGCCTGCACGAGTTTGATTCCTGGTTGAGACAAATTTCGTTTATCTTAAGATTTATTACCTCTGTTGTTTTGCCTCTCATGCTTGTCCCAAAGTAACATAACCTATGTAAATAATCCAATGACTCCGAGAATTTAGTATGCGTGATTAGTTGTGTAGGTCCGTCTTTCACACTATGAGTTGACTCCGAGAATTTAGTATGCGTGATTAGTTGTAGGTCTGTCTTTCACACTATGAGTAGGACGTGTGAATGTTGTGTGCGTGTGTTTAGTGCGTGAATTCAGATACTACAGCTGTAACGAAGACGAGAGgcctaaaaaaatgcatggaTTGTTCGGGGACAGACGCTAAATGCCTGGGACCATTTTGTCTCAACAAACACACATGAAAACAGGCATGACTTGCAATATAAGAAGCTAAAATGACAAAAATGTCCGGGGTGATGAAAAATGGATGCGTCAAATCGCACATCAACCCAACCATCCAAGTTATTAACAATGGACCTAGGCACGTTATTAACAATGGACCTAGGCACGCTAAAAACCTACACATGCAGTCAGTCAGCAAATTGTAAGCACTAAGCAGAGCACTCTGAGCAGGATGTAACATCATCCTTCTGGCCTAAACACAGTGTTTATGAACTCCTTCAGATTGCTGCAGGGCAAGATCTTGATATCAAGATTGAGCGGTTTGAGCAGGTTCTCTGAAGCCTTGGGAACAACACAGTTCCTGTAGCCCAACTTCGCGATAGCTATCACGCGCTTATCCATTCTTGGCACCTTGAAGAGGGAAATAAAAGAAACCTTAATACATCGTATTGCAGCTAAAATAAGAAATAGCTTAACTTCTTGACGTCAGGGAAAAATAATCAACGAGCAGTCATGGGAAAAATAGATAGGTTAATAGCTAGTGGCTACCCAATAGCTCATTGCTAGCTAAAATGCTACTATTTGGTTCAGGAACTCCAGTGGTTCAGTGGGCACATACTTCCGTCGTAAATCTGTTAAGAGCTGCCTAAATATAGTATTATTGGCTGGGGGCATAGCTTTCATAAAATGGTCGGAAGTAATGTTCCTAAGCACCGTTCAGACTTTAGAAGCAAATATGAATAGCACAAAAAATATCCTAAAAGGCTCGCGGAAAGAACATGTTATCCCATCTCCTATGCACATTTCAACTCTTTTCTTCTGAAATCAAATTTTCCTTGACAATCACAAGCTCTTTCCTTTAAGACACGAGCACCAATAAAGAATATACACAGCTAATAAGAATATACACGAAAACCACAAACTTACAGTTCTAAGTTCACCACCAAGGCCGATCTCTCCAATAAATGCAATATCATTTGGGATAGGAAATTCCAAGAAACTGAAAACAAGTAAAAAAGGGTTACTCAAAAGTTAACAAACATATATGTGGAAATATAGACAAAAAATAACCACCCACCAGCATCATTAAATATGTGAAATTTGCCCAGTTCATTCAGTAAATTTTAAAGCCCATCATGCAACATGATAACCATGATAACACAAGGGCCATGGACAGCGAAGTATTCAAAGAGGGAAggaggtggggggggggggggggggggctacTACTTATACTAGAGCAACTAAATCCATATGATGTACTGTAGTTATGAACTCCCAGAAATAAACCACACAAGAAACTACCTGCTGCAAATTGAAGCTGCTATGGCCAGATCTCCTGCAGTTTCTGTCAGATTGAAGCCACTAACCACATTGAGAAAAATAACCTGCAGTACAAACAGAAAATTAGTACCAGAAGCGGAATGTGGGAGCAAAGCTGATTTACAGTCAAGGTTGACCAAAATCCTGGTAAACTGAAATATCAGTGAAGCTTGTGAAAGTTGGGCCACTGCCATACATATCATAATAGTCCCCAGTAATGTTAGAGCATGCCAGCATTTGTGATAATGCCCCTACATGCCATGAGCGGAGCGTTGGTGCAAATTAGTTCATTCAGTCTCTCAAAAGGCCAGCCAAGCAACCAGCCAGGCTACACGTGACACCAGCTTACTGATTGTGTCGGAACTAACACTGAAAATTTGCACGTAATTAGTTAAGAGAGGCAAATAGAAGCTTGAGGAGCTTACACTGTCCTGAAGTTTTAGACCTGCTTGCTTCATAAGAATCTGCAGGGTTAGGAGAAGAGATTATTTTGCAATCTGGTATTTTTGTGCAGCTCTAACACCAAATGCTGGGTTAGTGAGCTAGAATAAACTTGCAACTAGTCTGCAATACCTTGTCCATACATTTAATTAAGACATACAGCATAGGCAATACCTATGTGGGGGCAGAATGCTTTATTGGTTGGAAGTATTATGGAAATAATTAAATACTTACTGATATTATCACATCAGCCCTGCTTGATGGTATGCCAACAACTTGACCTCGAGTGCGAGAACCAGAAACACATAACGCCTGAAAAACGACACAAATAGCACCTCAAGACAAAGAAGCGTATTTATTCCCTTCGCAAAAAAAGAGGCCGACATGTGCAAAAGAAAGGTGGAAGTGTATTCATAACAGTGCTAAAGGAATTTCCACAACTACGTTCACATTACATATGCCTCAACTAAGCTGAAATATCAAGAGTGCACAGATGATCCAAACGAATGGTCACTACAAGGTCCGACACAGTGATTTTGTTTTACCAGGAACATAGAATGAAGTGACCAAAAGTTATGAACCGAGCCACTATAAAATGTGCCCTATTTAAGAGATTGATACAAGCATTATCAAAACCGTGAGTCTAGTTGATGACACAGTAATTTTTAAGTTTCCTTACATCTATACTAAAAATCATCACAGCAACAGAAGATGGAATTATTGGTAAAAGTGACATACAAGAttcattttgaaaaaagtAAGGTCAAGGCAATACTACACTAAGGGAGCAAAGAAATAGCATGCAGTGCTGGAAGGAAAATAAATTGCAGGCTTGGAAGGACACCAGCGATCGTCATATGTAGTACCTGAACTTCAACAGCAAAGGACCTGGATCCATCCAAAGCAACAGCTACGGCGAGCCCAGCTAGTATTTCAGAATCTGAATCATGTTCAGTTAGGAACATCTCGCTGGGATTCAAAACAGCTTCCAGACCATATTCTGACATTTGAAATACACCAAGCTAaccaaaaaagagaggcatAAGTGGCAAACATTTGCTTTAGGGTCAGTTTGTCGCTGATGTGCTGTGCTGCGAAATCTAGTTAGTTGCATGAATATTTACACATTCCAAATGTTAAGAGAAAAGTAGGCTGCTATGGCTCGAACAATGCTTTTAAGTTTTAACTGATTTTACATTTAAAAAAAGCAGAAAATGCAAGTGCTTTCAGAAAGCCACCATGACTAGactaggggggggggggggggcagtgAAAGTAAGGACCAAGACAGGTTAGGAAGGAAACACTATCTTAGCACTAAGAAGACAGGTAAATCCAACATAGATGCTTTTATATACTGAAAAGTATTATATTTTGACAGAAGTATAATGATATACCTCGTCTGTTGAACCGAAACGATTCTTCACGGACCGTAACAGTCAATGAGATAAGCATCTCTCCCCCTGAAAGAAGAGAACCAAGCTTTTGTTTAATTTGCAATCTACAGTATGTTAACTTGCATGAAAAGAGTGAGGTCACACGGTTCTAGAAATTTATGTGTCAATCACCTTAGTAGTAAAAAATAGAATTACTTTTCTGTAAAGGCTATATGACCTGGATCATTATCTGAAGGAAATGAGAATAGATGAAGAATCTGGAGGTATTTGGCTACTGAAAGGAGCAGCAAATAGAAGATGATCCCAGGAAC
This is a stretch of genomic DNA from Brachypodium distachyon strain Bd21 chromosome 1, Brachypodium_distachyon_v3.0, whole genome shotgun sequence. It encodes these proteins:
- the LOC100839985 gene encoding ATP-dependent 6-phosphofructokinase 3 translates to MASPSRTTDAATDPAPTPAPIAVPSLRARLPHAHHHLLDRRDTPRRPAWWSERATREAMDGTAAKPETKLVAGEAGYVLEDVPHLSDYLPDLPTYSNPLQDNPAYSVVKQYFVNPDDTVCQKIVVHKGGARGNHFRRAGPRQRVYFESDEVHACIVTCGGLCPGLNTVIREIVCGLSDMYGVTKILGIQGGYRGFYACNTINLTPKSVNDIHKRGGTILGSSRGGHDTMKIVDSIQDRVINQVYVIGGDGSQRGARVIFEEVRRRGLKVAVAGIPKTIDNDIPVIDKSFGFDSAVEEAQRAINAAHVEAESAENGIGLVKLMGRYSGFIAHYATLASRDVDCCLIPESPFYLEGEGGLYRYIEKRLKDNGHMVIVVAEGAGQKLFAETMKAMGQDASGNALLLDVGLWLSQKINEHFKKTKTTINLKYIDPTYMIRAIPSNASDNVYCTLLAHSVVHGAMAGYTGFTVGQVNGRHCYIPFYRITEKQNKVSITDRMWARLLSSTNQPSFLCKQDVEDAKVEDERTAKLLDGSPSNPKVEDGLASSNSNGVK